Genomic window (Phosphitispora fastidiosa):
TGATTCCGCCACCGATTACAACTACCTTTTTCATGCTCAACCACCCCGTTTTCTTAGTGATGTTCTTTGCTGTCCAACTCCCTCAACACTATATCTGCCATAGCCCTGATGAAGAGTTCTGCGGTGTTCAACGCAGCTGACCTGTGGAAATTAAGCCCAATTGATTGGGCGTGTTTTTTTTGGGCTATGTCAATATCATAAAGGGTCTCAATGTGGTCGGAAACAAACCCGATTGGTACTACCATGACATCTCTGGCCCCATTTTCCCGGAGGCGTTCCATGACATCTTCCACCATGGGGCCCAGCCATTCCCCGCGGCCGCCTCCCTTGCTTTGGTATGCAGTTTGCCAATTGCTGAGATGAAGCTTCTCCACAACCTGCTTCACTGCGGAATCAAACTGAGCGACATAGGGATCGCCGCCTCTGATATATTCTACAGGCAGTGAATGGGCGCTGAAGATGACCGGAATATCTGCCCTTTGCTCTTCGGGGAAGTGTTCCAGACCCTGAATAACCCTCTCGGCAGCTGCATCTATAAACAGCCTGTTGGCGTACAGCGGCCCTGCCACCACGGTCTCCGGAAACCTTGCTCCCTCCGGCAGGCTGCTTTTGATTTCGGAAATTGCCTTGTCCAGTTCATCTTGGTAGGCGCCGGTACTAACTTTTGAGAAAAAAGGTGCAAGGCTGACCGCAATAATCTTCTCTACCCCGCTGTCAATCAATTCTGCAAGGCCTTCCCTGATAAAGGGATGCCAATGACACATACCAACTGTCACCCGGTAATTTCTGTTGCCGGCACAGAGGTATTTCTCCAGTCCCCTGGCCTGTTCCCGGGTTATTTCAGGTAGTGGAGAATGACCACCAATCAACCGGTAACGGGCTTTGACCTTTTCCACCAGCTCAGGCGGAGGCGTCCTGCCTCCCATTAAGTTTTTCATAAACGGCTCGATAGCTTCAGGGGCATCCGGGCCCCCGAAGGCCATGAGCAGCACACCTATGGGACTGACACTCAACCTAATCCCTCCTCATCTGCGTTCCTTAACGGCGGCTGTACTTATGAACTGCCTCCACAAGGGCAATAGCATGTTCAACAGGAGTTTCCTTATTTATTCCATGGCCCAGGTTAAATATATGTCCGGGTCTGTTACCGGCCATATCAAGTATCTTCCTGACCTTTTCTTCAATTACGCTGGGAGGAGCAAACAGTGTAAAGGGGTCAAGATTCCCCTGTACTCCCCGGTC
Coding sequences:
- the hemH gene encoding ferrochelatase, whose translation is MSVSPIGVLLMAFGGPDAPEAIEPFMKNLMGGRTPPPELVEKVKARYRLIGGHSPLPEITREQARGLEKYLCAGNRNYRVTVGMCHWHPFIREGLAELIDSGVEKIIAVSLAPFFSKVSTGAYQDELDKAISEIKSSLPEGARFPETVVAGPLYANRLFIDAAAERVIQGLEHFPEEQRADIPVIFSAHSLPVEYIRGGDPYVAQFDSAVKQVVEKLHLSNWQTAYQSKGGGRGEWLGPMVEDVMERLRENGARDVMVVPIGFVSDHIETLYDIDIAQKKHAQSIGLNFHRSAALNTAELFIRAMADIVLRELDSKEHH